The DNA region ACCGACATGCAATATCATGTGTCTAGCACGTTCGTTTAATGTTCGATTCATTAGTTCATCTAATACATTCTCTTAAGGCGTTCATGGaacaccatactgatcccatttaTAACACAATATTCTCTAAAATCTGAACTGATATACTCGCCTCCGTTGTTAGATCTTAAATACTTAaccttctgatttgtttcattctcAACCAAAGTCTTTCATTTCTTGAAAGcaacaaatacttcagacttttgcttcataaaataaatacataccTTTCTTTTCGAATCGTCTAGAAACATCACGTAGTAGTGTGATCCTCCGATAGAAGAAACGACTGCATGTCCCCAAACATCAAtatgtaccaactctagcctttttttcttgagctccttcccaatatttaagaaactcacacgtttttgtttttttaagaatgcAATTTTCACATAACTAATTCTCAACAGACTTCATTTATGGAATCTAACAattctacaaaatatttttcatccATTCTTCACTCATTTGGCCTTACCTGCAATGCTATAATTCACTATTCTTCAAGTCATCAACAACATCAATAACTGTGTCTCTACATGCAGACCGACATGCAATATCATGTGTCTAGCACGTTCGTTTAATGTTCGATTCATTAGTTCATCTAATACATTCTCTTAAGGCGTTCATGGAataccatactgatcccatttaTAGCACAATATTCTCTAAAATCTGAACTGATATACTCGCCTCCATTGTTAGATCTTAAATACTTAACcttctaatttgtttcattcTCAACCAAAGTCTTTAATTTCTTGAAAGcaacaaatacttcagacttttgcttcataaaataaatacataccTTTCTTTTCGAATCGTCTAGAAACATCACGTAGTAGTGTGATCCTCCGATAGAAGAAACGAGTGCAGATCCCCAAACATCAATATGTAcaaactctagcctttctttcttgagctccttcctaatatttaagaaactcacacgtttttgtttttttaagaatgcAATTTTCACATAACTAATTCTCAACAGACTTCATTTATGGAATCTAACAattctacaaaatatttttcatccATTCTTCGCTCATATGGCCTTACCTGCAATGCTATAATTCACTATTCTTCAAGTcatcaacaacatcaacaaCTGTGTCTCTACATGTTGATGTTGTGTATAAcattccagttttgtgaccttgAGAAACAACTATTACTCCTTTAGTCACATTTCACGCACTATTTATACAACTAAAATTGTGACAATcgtcatcaagttgtgtaacagaaatcagattatGTAAAATTAGAATGTGTCttaccttattaatcttccaaacataactgtttgtcatcttcaatttgatgtccccgtGTCAACAATATCTAGTGACTCACCATTTTCGAGATAAACTTTCTCATAGGTTCCATCCacataatttttcattaattctttgtgagaagTGCTGTGAAAGATGCTACAGAGTCCAAAACCAATGAATCTATCGGGTTATCAATTAACAGAAGCAATACATTAGTGACAGTTTCTATAACTGCGTTGGttgtatcatttttatcatcaccgtttttaTTCGGTGCTTAGCAATTCCTCTTCAAGTGACCTTACTTACCGCAATTTAGTAGTCAAATGTTCTCCCACACTTGGActgagaattatgtggctgaaaACTGTGAGAAAATTTATCTCGTAAATGGTGAGTCACtgaatattgttggcatgggggaaatcaaattgaagatggaaaatggttctgtttgaaagattaataaggtgagacacattctagGTTTAATGCGCAGTCTGATTtttgttacacaacttgatgaagaatgtcataatttcagttgtggaaatggtacgtggaaggtgactaaaggagaaaTAGTTATTGCTCGAGATCACAAAATTGGAACATTATACACAATTTTAACTTGTAGAGAAACATTTGCtactgtagttgatgactcgaataACAGTAAGTTATGGCATTGCAGGTTAGGCTATATGAGCGAAAAATGGATGacaattcttttgaagaatggacagattctagaactgaagtctgttgaacatcagttatgtgaaaactacatccttggaaaacagaaacgggtgagtttcttgaagattgggaaggagctcaagaaagaaatgctagagttggtacacactaatgTGTGGGGACCTACACCTATTTATTCTATTAGCGGATCACActactacgtgacgtttatagatgatttgaCGAGAAAGGTATGAGTATATTTCACGAAGAACAAATCTGATGTATTTGTGGTTTTCAaaaatggaaggctttggttgaaaatgaaacaaatcagaaggttaaatgcttgagatccgacaacggagacAAGTACATCAGTTCAAATTTCAAAGAATATTTTGATGtaaatgggatcagtatggtgaagattgttcccTAAACGCCTCAAGaaaatggagtagctgaacagATGAATTGAATATTGAACGAactgcagggctgcctaaaaacTTCTAGGCAGAAGCTATCAATGTTACTACATACTTGATAaataggggaccctctgttcctatTGAaatcagaattcctgaagaagtctggagcaataaaaagataaacctttcttatttgaaagtatttagttgtttatcatatgttcatattaatgaatgtgataggagcaagcttgatccaaagtctaataaatattttttttattgattatggtgatatcgagtttggttatcgtttttgggataatcaaaatcagaAGATCATTCATAGCAGAAATGTTATGTTTAATGAATAGGTTCTTtataaagattgtgttgggaagatatcagatggtgattccaagttgaaaGAGACTGGTATGGTCGATTTAAGAGAATTTGcagctaaatatatatatcaactgtCGAAAAATaccaatgtgttgttgaagatgaaatcattgAGAATGTGGCCCTATAggcaaatcagcaaacaccgcttatacagttgagaagatcgtcaaagAATCAAAACCTATCGAGAGGTAGCCttcatctctgaactatatcttgttgatagATAAAGGTAAACttgaatgctatgaggaagcaatacaatctgatgaatctgttaagtgggagtctgcgctgaaagatgagatggattctTTAACGTTGAattagacttgggagctcactcagctaccaaaaggaaagaaagcacttcacaataaatggatcttcagaattaaagaagaacatgataaaaccttGAGGTACAAgacaaggttggttgtgaaagaatttCAATAGAAataaggtattgactacaatgagatcttctctctagtagttaaattgatgacaatcaaaactattttgagtttggttgtgaaatgagaccttcatcttcaataaatgaatgtcaaaactgcttttcttcattatgatttagatgaagagatttacatgcaaCAAcaagaaggatttgaaatcaaaggaaaatataagcttgtgtgtaagcttcagaagagtctgtatagtttgaaacaggctccaagataATGGTataagaagttcgatagcttcatgaaaagtaacaattttctaaggtATGAAGCTGATCATTTCTAcaatatcaagaggtttgataaatcgtacattattctactCCTCTACGTTAATGACATGTTGATTACGGAAGCAAGCTTGTATAAGATTAACAAGcccaagaaagagttgtctgaaaagtttacaatgaaagatttgggtgCTACTAAATAAatcattgggatgagaatttttaaggatgaagaagttctcaagctttcacaagaagaatatgtgaagaaagttattagcaggttcaacttgtatgatgcaaaaccaattactacccccttagctagtcattTAAAACTATCTAAAGAttagtcgccttcaacagaggaggagaaaaattacatgggcACTGTTCTGTATGCCTTtatcattggttgtattatgtatgcgatgatTTGTATAAGACCAGACATAACACATGCAATGGGAGTTGTTAACAGATTCATGAgaaacccgggtagacaacattgagaagtagtaaagtggatactacgatacttaagaggaagtacgagtctcgctttgtgttttcgaaagtctaatatgagtttggaagaatatgttgattctgacaatggtggtgatgttgatagtaggaagagcacaacatggtacatttatactctaggaggtaTTACAATTagttgagtttcaaaattgtagaagattgttgctctttccagttgtgaggcagagtatgttgctgtgataGAGGctactaaggagatgatgtggttacaaccctttttgcgagaattgggtcaagactatgagagaagtgtgttgcgatgcaacagtcagagtgccattacTTTGGAAAGGAATCCAATTTATCATGGAAGGACAAAGCATAtacatgttcgttatcatttcatcagGTCAACTTTAAAAGATGGAGTATtaactcttgagaagattcttgggagtgagaatccagctgatatgctgacaaaagctgtgacaaatgagaaactgaagttgtgtgcaacttcagttggtctttgATAGGATCAacggcaccaatagagacgggggtctagctattgatgacgacttcggataaacggtttgatagaatcttgttagggattaatatctctttctattcttcgcaaatccttcgaacttttgaaacaaattcaagtgtgaaaatgttcgtcggatttgaagctttgaaccaatgaaagatgaatgacagaaagtaaagaacacaagaagttgtttatggatgttcggagcaaactctcctacgtcaccccttcttccaaccaccggaaggattcactatacttctttgaatcaaatacaattcactaatctagctaactctctattgaacaaaacaacctttgttcaacttacagtactgaagttttctcacagaaaagacagtatgtaatacaatgtattcacagctagatgataagtgagatgtttgatttcaggaactttcttttatgaaaaatgaagcagctctctctttcttgtatttttcagccagcaatttgtccgttgtcttaggcagcaatttattcttaaaaatcttCAATggtcaaatccttcttttggacacatgtcatctttccgttggatgtactatccatgaggtactgggtagtacatcagaaaaagattcttgagatcgtgctagtacaatgcagtacagataatttgaattatggcataCATGGaggttattcatttgttgagctctgcTGTCAGCTGCCTGGAAGACTCTACTGCCAGCTGGCCCCATCTCGACCGTTCATCTGATTAGACTTTTTCATAAAATCGGTCTAACTACGCGTTGACTTTGATTATGGAATATGTGGtggttattcatttgttgagctctgcTGTCAGCTGTTTAGAAGACTCTACTGCTAGCTGGCTGGAAGAGCATCTGCCTTCAGATGTTCATCTAATCATCTTAGCCGTCCATCTGCTTAGACACCTCATCTTGGCCGTCCATCTTCTTAGATCCCCCCATCTGATCATCTTGGCCGTCCATCTGCTTAGAcgccccatctaataattattaattctgtATAACATGTGGGcatgcttaccactacaccacttaagatgttgatatctaaatatatatttatatatttgatatgactaacaattattgaacttagttttatccatttattatcaaaaattatttcatcaatcatcaaatcaaaattgttaatttattttaaatcaattaaaatctCAACCCAACAGTCTTCTTCGTTAAGTTAGTTTCCATGTGAGAGATTATTGAGTTATGAAGTCTacaattataataaactctacattgttaattagagtttattgagtttgtatttggttttgggcttgggcctgaccaagagttatttagatttattacttgaatgttaccctataaatatgtgattattaagagtttacataGTGAAtgcagaattctagagagataaaatgtgagacaaaaactttgtattcattcattcttcttcttcatatatagtgaaatctggtggcgactgaagtggacgtaactcaatttgagtgaaccactataaatctgtgtcttattgtgttcttctttctttcgtttttacagattgtttcaagtaGGTCAGATTTTGGAGATACAAATCTTAACAATAATGTTGCGGTAGGTTTCAAGTTCAAAActtattatatcatttttatctatattttttcaattagtcGATTCAAATTTCAAGGACGTGTTCACTCACAAATAACCcgatctatttactctcacataaatgagttatgtaatttattatttatatgatttaatagaattgatgaattataaatattggTTTAATCCAAAGAATCCAAACAAACAACTccatatacattaaaaattaaatatcttataaaagtCAAATCAAGGGTGAATATGTATGACCCTAATCTAATCATACTTCTAAAAAGTGAAGTCCAAATAAGTTCCACCACCacaaataaaatactaatttatatgcaaaaattattgattatatatatatatatatatgatggaaCACTACATAAGGTAAAAGACAGTGGAATTAGGACCAAAGCCATCTGGTTCTGTCATTTTCATGATTCAAACAATATATATCTAATGTCAATGGCTGCGTAGctcaaatgaaacaacatgCTACCAAACGTAAAACGAAAAACAAATACTCTAACATAGAACATATGATCATTGAAACATCTAGCAGGAACAAGAAGAAACATCGACAATCTCAATAAATAAATGCAAAACTAACTATAGTTAGATCTATTAATGTAGGATCGATCACATGCATACACAGTTGCAATCCTGTCCCTACTCATCATGCATCACGATCAATTACCAATAATATTCATGTCCATTTGGATTATCAGGGTTTAACAATATTGTAACGAATTTCGGGTATAGTTATTCATGAGgaaaatagattatataaatactctAGTATTAGTTAAGATATTTATAGTTTATCAgtcttactttaaaaaaaaaaaatctatattattttaatttttaaaatatattaattgatgtATAAGTTGTAATTGATATTTCATTATGATTATGATGGGTGATTGTACAGTAAAACGTACGGTGGTATGCTACCACTACTATTCAATTGGCTTGGAACTGTCTTTGTTTCTTTGCATGCTCAcattagagcttgtttgatgatatatgattatttaggatttaagaaaaaaaaattatagttttatgaaaaaataagttatttgaatttttaattggttgattaattatattattttttacgtatttaaaattaaagtaataatattttaataaataaattaagtaagttaataaTTGAGACATGACACGtgaatgtttgataaaaataattcaaaaagaTATAAAGCTCCTAGTACATGGGAAAACGTAAAACTCGCAACAACAAAACTAGCTCGCAGATATTACCACAAGTTAATAAAATAGTaacataaaacattaaattaatattatacattAGGGGAATAATTTTAAATCCAATTTTTGAGATTGAGGTTTTACCTTGGATTTTCCATCTTTCAAAATGTTAGgtgatatgatttttttttaaaaaattaagagaaagaaaaattaaatgatgagtgatgattttgagaaaataataattattttcggtaaaaagacttaaaaggtatggatatatataaataaaatataaaataataatttaaattagagggtattttagtattttaatttatgaaataagtAATGTGATTAGtgagaaatgattgattaaaaaattgatttaatttgagttttataaaaccaaagaaaacaatcTCTCATAGTTTATATGATTGTGGATCAATTGTTTTGAGGACCGTCACTAAAGGTAATGCAACGGTACTTGGAGTCTTATCCAGTCATTTTTATAGCTTTCGTCCCTAATTCCTGAGATTCATCGATATCTTCTGACACTTGATTAATATTTGATCCAATTGAggttcaaatttattttcattttatttgtgttaaatGAGATTCGAATTATCAAATTTGAAACTattcaagatttttttaaattgacaaaatatttgttttttattatttcgttttttaaattaatttatcaggtgtataaataaaataatatttagaaacgtttttgacatattttttaaaattgggtattttttttttgagttttacGCATTTTAATTTGTCGAATTTAGTTTGGGTAACTAAAAAATGTGCAATATGATGAAAGATTTGAAAAAGTTTGAAGAGAGatatatttagtatttattttctataaaactTCATAACGACATAACTGAATACGGTTTACCAATTTGGTACgtgttttaaattaagtattttttttcgaGATATACGcgtttaaaaatatcaaatacgatttgaattttttaaaaacggTGTATTTTATGagtataatttgaaaaattgaaaaatagagaatttttattttattttcaaatgtgataaattaattaagataaaaatttgTCAAATTGAGGCTCCTTATATGGGTCAATTTAGATTTCGGACTTCTTCTTTCAAACGTCACAATTTGGGACTCattattgttaaagttatacCAAAACGAGATTTTGTATTAACGATTTCAAACGCcgttaatcatattttttttaacatttataaataaataaatacaatattaatgtaactaatttaactatcgaATTTAAGCAGATTTAGAGTTTtgactaaatttttaaaaaaaatcggtAGTTAAAAcccttatttaatttatcaacccaaatattaaaatatctctattttatttttctaaaatttaattttaaatataaaaatatattattataataatttaaccaattaaaactaaataatctattttctcATGTGTTTTCAAcaaaatcccaaaaatattttcaaataacccaacatctaAAATCCAACTTGAAGCCAAATATAAGACTGATTTCAAttcaaatatcataataaatatttttaaataacattgtatattattaaaaactatgttatatttgaaaacataagtactttacaaatatttttaaaatataatgatttttttgagattaaacacaaataacttggattacaaaattaaatttgcattcatattagaaatattattgcccagtaatttcttatatattcaCTTCATCttagatttgaataaaaatataaaaatgtaaaatattccAATCATTCGTAAGGGACACGGGCAtgaagtttaatattttaataaaatacacACAAATCCAAGCCAACTggcaattattaataatttccattgaatgaaatgaaatgatagCATTATATATGTTTCGCAATAAATAATGAAACCAAAACACCTCTATTATATAGTAAAGTCCAAAAATAGTCTCAGGATTTTCAATATCCCTCCCtcttttattttactatataaTAACACTATACATGACTCCTTCACATTCATACAAGAGAAACAAATTAAACCAGATTATTATAAGTCTCCATcacaatttctttctttctttctcaattctcaattctcaattctccCCGCCAAACCATTTCATATGTCTCAAAATCTTCATTAAAAATGTCAAGCTCCGAACACAACAGTAGTGAATCGGGCTGGACAATGTACTTAAACCAATCCTCAATTTCTTCTTATCAATACCCGCAAAGAAGTAGAACAACCcgccaagaagaagaagaagaagaagaagaagaaaatgttgATTTGTCGATGATTTCCGACGCTTCTTCAGGCCCTCCACATCTCAATGAAGATGAACAAGATCATGAATACCGCACAAAACCTGAGAAAGAGTCCAAGAAagggaagaagatgaagatgaagaagaaacaaaatCAATCTATTGATGACACAGCTAGCTCCCCTCCAAGCCACGATCTTTCTCAGGCATGTTTTATACGTTTAATCGCTCAAATTTATTTATGGGTTAAGTTAATTTTGTTCGTATAATGAATGCACAGAAACAGAAATTTAGTAAAGGTTCAGATGAACATGGGATGGGATCAAATGCAAGGAAGTCTAAGGTGaattatatgatattataatttacaaaCCTTTTGGTCATAATTGGATagaagtttaaatttttttacatttaacttttttcaggGAAAATCAACATCTGTGGGACAAAGTTACTCTAGGTCCTCTGTGAAATGAcccttaaaatatatatatagctggTGGTGGGTCAATTTTATGGTTTGGTTTGCAGTTTCAGGT from Impatiens glandulifera chromosome 5, dImpGla2.1, whole genome shotgun sequence includes:
- the LOC124940568 gene encoding protein SOB FIVE-LIKE 5-like, which produces MSSSEHNSSESGWTMYLNQSSISSYQYPQRSRTTRQEEEEEEEEENVDLSMISDASSGPPHLNEDEQDHEYRTKPEKESKKGKKMKMKKKQNQSIDDTASSPPSHDLSQKQKFSKGSDEHGMGSNARKSKGKSTSVGQSYSRSSVK